Part of the Ammospiza caudacuta isolate bAmmCau1 chromosome 3, bAmmCau1.pri, whole genome shotgun sequence genome, GTGATTGTTTGTATCAAGGACTTTCCAGTTTCACATGCTCTGCTAGTGAGTAGGCGCACAAGAAGCCAGGAGGGAGCCAGGAAAGCTGACCAAAACTGTCCAAAGGCACATTCCGTAGTACAGAATATCATGTCCAATATATAAACTCGGGGGATCTGGTCAGgtgttttgatgttttctgcTACACTCCAGCACAAAAGCTACTAAGTGTTGTTACTTTAGACAAACCAACTCTTAGTGGAGATAAATTCCAACCTAATTCCTGTTAATCTAACATGGAACATGTAATATCTAACATAAATGAATTCTCTTGTTCTCATTTACTATTCTTCTCTCCTTATTAGGCAACATGGAATTaaaccactgaagagaagagcTGGTTGAGCACTTGAAGCCAGTACTAAAGATAAACCCattctccttttatttccttttcttaagAGGCTAGTTTCTACTTTGGTTTGTTGTACGTTTGCCCTCCATCTTTATTTTCATCTGATAATAACAAAGGAGGAtaaaaaaaggaacagcaaGGCTACATAACCAGCTCCCTCTCCTTCAACTTCTAGTAAATGCTCAAGAGCTCTAGATAACCCACAGACCCCAATTTAGGGAGTTGAAAAGCAACAAAAGACAATATCAAGTCTTAAAAGAATTATTTAGAATagcttttgtgtgttttttttttttttttaatggagttttttttttttgtttgcttggtttgtttgtttggggttttgtggtttttgtttttttttttttttttttttttctgaacagagAAGCAGCTTACCTGGATAACCTTTTTATTTGGTGCATTTGCTGACTGTTCCAGAGTtttagcttttttcttttcctttcttttttccttatcaGCAAAAGTCCCACGCATTTTAGAGATGATATCGGAGTCTGCTTTTGCATACTGAATAcgctttttaaaagaaaaaagaaaaacagagtaTATTCTACAGTTAATAATACAGAACATTTTGCACCACTTACATTAACTGTGtgtttacactttttttttgcagaacCTTTTTATACTAGTAACATTGTTAAAAAGTGTAGGTACACTTAGAAAGTAACCAATTCTCATAGTTTTTTCTGAACACAATTACAGAAGTCTAAGAAAAAACCCTAATATGCAAATTACTAATTTTAGTTCATTGAAATCAGAACTCTATTTTATCTAACAACAACTTTTTAACATCTGTCAAGGTAGCACCTACAGAGAGATACAGTTGAGCTACACAGAGAACAACTGAGAAAATCGGCACTAGCTTCTATTAAAACTGTGAGTTTTCAGTCCCATTTTAAAGGAAGTTAAATTTTAAAGTGATTTCTCAGATTTCTGCAGAAACGTAAATTCAGCAAAACCCAAACTTCTTAAACAGAAAAGGCAAGTATTCACCTTAATCCCAACAGGACTGCATAAATGCTGCTGTTCTTTTGACAAAGGCCTACTACAGCTGAAGGTTAAGCAGATGCAGGTATAACTATACCAGTGTGCAACATTATTATTTATGCATACAATCTTATTGTTTTTCCTATCAGAGACTACCTCAATACAAAACTACACAATAgcttaagatttttttaatgcttttgttTAGCGCTTAGAGTATACATGCTGCAGGCAATGTTCAAAGATGGAAGTACATTTGAAAGCTTATGAAGCCTCAATCCTTTTACTTCTTATTGAGTTCTACTGAGCACAAAACTCCTTAAGGATAAATGGCGGACTGAGTTTGCAAAATTCTGTGTTAAGGATTTAATTAGAGAATCTGAAGGTGTTAAGGCAAATAAATAGCTTGCGGCTCAGCAGCACAACTGCTCTCGTCACTGCTCAAAGCCATAAGCTGAGAGCCAGTAGAATTGTACCCATCTATTGCTGAAGTCATGGGCCATTTGCATGTATTGTTACACCTTACCAACAGCCGCAGAATTAAGAGGTGCTTAATTGTCCAAGCAGACAAGAACAAAGCAGGTCaactgtgctgctctgcataCCATGAAGCACATTACTAAATCATGTTCTATCAACCAGCACTGTATTTACTGAAGTACTGAACTTTATTAAAGTTATTCTGAAGTACAGCTACTTGGTTTGGTGATCTACTGTCAAGCAGAACTAGCCatcaatttaaaaaagaaaaaatcagtgGTCACATCTGGAAAGCAAACGGGAGATCTTCACCCTTCTCACTGTTACCTCAAAAAGGAAGCATCACATTCTAGCTATACATTACCAATCTAAGAGTAGTTAATGTTACTCTACATAAAGTAATTGAAAACTAATCTAATTGCAATAATATTTCAGAATTCATTTAATTGGTTCAATGGAAGACATGATGAGTAAAATGAAAGTATTTAAGATCTTAAAAACTTTAATCCAgcatagaaaaacaaaaaatcccccatgTTAAGTTCAAAGTGTGTGCGTTGTAACTGCAGTCTCTTCAGCATCCCTCCAGCTTGCACAAATGTAGATACTCATCAGGATATGACCGGAGTAATCCTTTGGTAACAACTACATAGGAGAGGTCATTCCCAAGGTGCAAGTACCAAAAACACTGTATCACACCATCAgggtatttttcttctttacaaaGGTAACAAAATAGCTTACCATTGGTTTCCCATAAAACGGAAAGCCTTGTAGCTGTCTCAAAGCATTGGTAGATGATCCAAGTTCTTTAAATATAACAAATGCCTGTCCTCTCATCTTCATAGTTTTTAAAGCCACAATGTCGACCACATGACCAAACTGTGAGAACAACGCATACAGGGACCTCTTCAGCTCTGGGGACCAAGGGAGAAAACAGATTATAACAGGTTATGTGCAAACTTCCACTTCTACCGAGTCTGCTGTCCTATGGGAACAATGTTTTTTAGAAGCTTTAGCTCACACAGCGAGTACATGAGTTTGTCAAAACTGTTACATCATTACAAGTTTATTTGTCCAGGTTTTGTAAACTGGTGTGCAGCTTTCGGTTTCGTACCTGAAGGATTCAGGTAGTGAAGAAGTTGTAATGCCATCCATTCTACCATTCCAAGGGAATCACAATTACATAAAGGTATGTAAAAACGTATTTTCATACAGGTATATGCACACACAAGTATGATGCGTGACAGCCATCTCGGACTGATCAGAAAATCAAAACTGAAACAAGCAGCAGTAAAGAGATATGATGCAAAACAGGAATGCAGCAAAATAGGCTAAAAGGCTAAAAAAAGTTGGAAATTTTGGTTGTAACCATTTAATCAATTTTCTCACCCATATTCTGgatccaaattatttttgtatgaGACTACTGCAGCTTATGGCTGCAttggatttattttaattatctaCCATTACCTGAATACATGCCAAATTAAACCTTAGTGCTATCCAAATCAAGCTAAATAAATAATAGGTACTGTGTAATCATTCTAACACAAAACCCTTACATTTTAACTATTTTAGCAATATAAGAATGCTGTCTCTTCTTTATTGATATTGAGACTTGGTAATATCAGTCCACTGTCATTTTCTCCACCTGCTCCTGACTAACTATATTAACTATAcgtttttttaattaaaaaaaggtGTTCTATCAAAACACTTTCCCTAAAAATTACTTTAAGACCTGTATTAAAACAGAAAGTAATTTGTAATCTTAACAGGTAGTTTAACACCCTACGAGatttaacaagaccaagtgcaaggtgctaaacctgggtcagggcaaccCCCAGTATCAACCCAGGCTgagggatggacagatggagagcagcactgagaaaGACTTGGGGTGACGGTGGAGAAGGGGCTGGACATGCGtactcacagcccagaaaccaaccatgtcctgggctgcatccaaagcagagTGGGCAGCACCCTGTGAGGGAAGGGATTCTGCCCCgttcaggtgagaccccacctgcagagctgcatccagATCTGGGGTGcgcagcacaggaaggacatggagctgtggGTGCAAGGCCAGGAGACCACCAAGTtgattagagggatggagcacctctcctatgaggaaaggctgagagatctggggctgttcagcctggaaaagagaagacttAGGAGTGATCTttggccttccagtacctgaagggagcctacaagatGGAGAAGGACTATATACAAGGGCTTGGAGCgacaggacaaggggtaatgACTTCAAACTGAGAGGAGGCTTAGATGTAATACTGGGAAAACATCCTTTACTGtcagggtggtgaggcactggaacaggcttcccagagaggctgtggactCCCCATCGCTAAAAGCGTTCAAGACTGGGCTGTAGGGAGATCtcagcaacctgatctagtgggaGGTGAATTTGTTTGCTTTAGCTACTGTTTCATTACAAGAAAGCGTTTGCCCAGAGCTTGGATAACGATCTCCTGCTCAGCACTTCAGAGACCTCCGGGAGCTCCTAAAAGCCCCTTTGTAAGACAAGTGCCGTGTGCAAGTGAATGACCAGGCTTCACTGGACAACCAGAAGCGATCGGCAGCCATTCGTACCTTCCTTCTTGATCTTGTCATTGATATTGTTGATGTAGATGGTGTGGTTCGGCCTGATGTCCATTCTCGGCGGAACCCGCCAACTGCCTGCgggcagagcacacaggagAGGCGTTAGCGAACCCCCGGCCGCGACAGCTGCCAACGCCGGCGACACCTCACAACCCCGAGCAGCGGCACCGCGACTGGGGGGCGGCTTGTCTGTCTATATGTCTGCCCGCCCGCAGGCCACACACCCGCCCCTCTCCGGCCCTTTCCGGGCGGAAGTGGGCTGCGACGGCAGGACAGGAACTCCAGAGAAGAAGCCCCGAGCTAGCCCCTTCTTGCTCTCACCTGGATCTCGGATCCTGGACCCCGGGTCCCAGAGCCCCTCACCACCCCTCACCTCCCTTCCCCTGTCCGACCTCCGCTCTCGATGGCGGCCTACGCTTCCCGCCCTGCCGGGACGCAGCGCAGGCGGCAAAGCCACTCCCAGAGCAGTCGATGCGCCGAATGCCGATAGCGCCGATGGGGAGCGGCGGGTGCGCGCGGCCCGAGAGCGGCGGGATGAAAGTGTTGTACGAGAAAAACGCCAAtcgcttgtttttaaaattttaaaagtttagtattaataaaatggttataaaatagtaatacaattagagtaatagtaatttggacaatttgaattgggacaatatgagacaatagagacaaagagttacggacgtcCGGGTAcgtttttctgggcagcacaagcccgaaaaaggacgcacgttaacagaggattaacccttaaaaacaatagcttgttgcatattcatacacctcatacatgatgcataaattccactcaaatacaggattctCTCTGGTCATCGTCAGCTTCTTCCTCATAAGCCAAACGGCGTCATCCTCTGCTgcgaggcgggaagaagttaGTTTCTTTTGATAGtggagcaataaattccctttctctgaaagatttaagTGTGCTGTGACTGCTATCTCAGTGCGAGtcctttcttcagaaaaaaagtatcctacatagaatagtttctattttaacattttgttataacctaaaactatgTTTATCACACTACTTCaaagaattaatacagcattcctttctaacacaacacatataatattcattttatatgtgaaaaacgccaatcacttggttttaaaatttttaaaagtttaatagtaataaaatagttataaaaatagtaacacaattagagtaataagaatttggacaaattgaattaagacaatatgaaacaataaaaacaaagagttaccgacgtccgggtacctttttctgggcatcagGAGCCCGGAAAAAGGACAcccgttaacaaaggattaacccttaagaacaatagcctgttgcatattcatacacttcatacatgatgcataaattccattcaaacgcaggattctgtctggtcagtgtcaacttcttccttctaatcctaacaGTGCCTCCAAGctgggaagaagtttgtttcttctgataagaaggcaataaattccctttctctgaaagatctaggtgtcctgtggctgctatctcgctgcaagcCCTTTCTGTTAAACAAACATCCTACATAGCatcatttctattttaacaatttttataacctaaaactatatttaacacagtacttaagaaaattaatacagcattattttctaacacaacacatataatattcattttaatatttgcgaaaagccaatcataaaatacatgcatttttcacattatatttgcgaaaagccaatcataaaatacatgcatttttcacattatAGATGGATATGATTATATCTATCATATCCCCTCTCATGCACCAGCTGCCAGGAAAGTTGAACGATGCAATGGACTACTTCAGAGTACCCTGAAGGCACTTGGTGCAGGAACCTTCAGGAATAGGGAACTGAACTTAGCAAAAGCCACCTGGGTGGTCAACACGAGAGGATCTATcaatcctgctcctgcccagtcTGAACCCCTGCACACAGGGGATAAAGACAAAGTTCCTGTAATACATGTGAAAGGTATTTTGGGAAAGACTGTTTGCATCAATCCCACTGCAGGCAGGGGCAAACCCATCCATGGGATTGGTTTTGCTCTAGGACCTGGTTCCACTTGGTGGGTAATGCAGAAGGATGGGGAAACCCGTTGTGTACCACAAGGAGACCTAATTTTAAGCTAGAACTGAATGTAATGTTTCATTCTCTATTTTCTATATATGTACgtatgtatatacacatatatatgtatatatgtaaaAGGATATTGGTTTGGGTATAGATGGTAATAGAATAAGAGGTGGATTATGTCCTAGGTtacaatataaaaatgtattctGTTCCCATcctcaagagctgctgaaaCCAGGAGGGGCATCgttttttccttatctcctgTTAACGGGCCCATCAATGTCTTGCCACATGACTCAGGGATGACTCCCTCCGGGAGCCATTTCTGTTCAATGGGTAATCAAGGACCCACCGCATGACTGAGAACGATTTCATCTTCATTGCaagatgctccgcccaggggggAGGAGCTAAGCAACCCCAGCTGGATATAACCTGGGTTTTGGGACACCACAAGCAGtctttccactggattcccagaggaacgGCCACCCTTACCCGCTGGTTTTCCAGAGGAGAGGACGTACCAGATGGTTTCTACAGGATCACCACGGCAACAAGACCATTTCATCAGGACTACTACCACCACCCTATCTAGCAGGGTGTCAGAttgtattctgactctgtcagtggtttttcttttgtgttatTGCATgtatttgggtttttcccctcttcctaataaattgtatttctgacttggagtctttcactggttttgctttcaaatcaGAAGAAGCGCCAACCGAAAAATTTGCAAACTTAAGAGTTAACTGGCTGCGGTTTTGATTTCCTTCTTAAATATATCACCAAGGCGCTACCAGCTTCTCTAATTGGCTTAGCAGCATGTCTTTTCTTAGTGCCAAGCAGGGATTCACTTGGCCAGGCATGGAGGAAGCTTCTAGGAGCTTTTCACAAAAAATCACTTCTGTGGCTggcttcttccctccccaccaaAAACCAAGCCATGCAAAACCAACCCTTTAACTAATCTGTAGTACTTAGTACGCATCCAATAATTCCTTTTAAACGATACTTTACATTTTTTACCAAATGCACTGAAAAGAAATGGATCGATAATATTGATCAAAATAGTTCCAGTTCAATAGAAATATTGGGTCAAGCAACTCTGGTTTACATAACTATTTTTTGTAGAATCAACAGAAGCCTTTTTCACCTCTAAAGAAATGTTTCCTGATGGTTTGGATCAGAAGATCCAGTATTGCCATCctgagatttttgttttgaaggCCATAAGCTGTGCTCAGTGTTTTGGGTGTATTCTTTGTTGTGGCTTGCATATATTTTGGATAGAAAGCCAGTATAGATGATGTCCTTGCTGCAGTAGCCATGCTAAATAAGGCAGAGTGTCTGGCTGATATACTGGGGCTGTAGACTATCCACCAGTCGCCCAGGGCGGTGAGGATCTCTAAAGGAATATAATATTGGCTATGCTCTGGGAGCTTTACAGAGAGAAAGATCCTCATAGCTCTGATGATTTGTCTCTTGGAGTTCTGAAGAATATGTTGTAAAGAAGAAGGCTGCTGTCTTTCCCAACAATCTTCCACGCATTCAAGAGGATCATTTAACTTCTTGTCTGAGAATGAAAGAAATTCTAGTAGTAATTAgttctttttctctgtctgtGCATCACTAACTGAATTTGTGAAagttacattttatttcttttttctttaaatattacATTGTAAGGTgttccaaattcccaaattctgcTTGACTTTATTTTGTAGGCCAGACTGGTTCATCTTCTCTCTCTGCTGTACTATTGCAGACCATATgtgaatggatttttttttcattttgaacgTTATTAGATTTAAACTGTATGAACAGAACACTTTCTTTATCATGATTTTACCAGTTTGCaaggaaatacagaattttgAAGACAATGACGCAACTCCACTTGTGGTTTTCAATGGAAGAGAAGAATTACAATGTCCTACATTCACAGCATTGTTTACAGTAATATTGCAGCTAGTTTCCAGCAACTTAGGTCAGGTTCTGGAAGCAGGCACCCACGATAGCATAAAAGTCTAAAAAGTTTCAGTTTGGCggcttttctgaaaaaatagCTAATATGTCTCAACGTTGTGCTGAATCTTGTTGTACAGACTCTTCTTTTGATGTCTGAACTCCTTGCAGGACTTCTGTATCTCAGAATCAGCTACAGTGAACCTTATAGCGTTTCTTTATTGCTTTAAGAATTTGGTCCTAATctataaaagcaagaaaatgttGCCATATTAACACAAGATAAAGAATATTGTTAAGAAAGCAGTGAATGGCATGGGTTTTTTCCTACAAATTGGAGCAGAGATTTAGTTgcttgatggggtttttttgcttctcaATAGAATTTTAGAAGTGGTGGGATAAGGAACTGTGGATTTGTACAGGTTTGCCTTAAAAGAAGAATTACAGGGGAAACTGTTGAAAAGAATTAATCCAGAACTCTATGCCTTTCATACAGAGATTCAGAAGTGAAAAGCAAGAGGAGAGAGTACAGACAAGATTACTGAATAGAATGAATTCAAAAtagctttcttttctctctgaattACAGCTCTAAaccttgggttagggttagggttcggggTATTAATAGGAAATCCATCACAATCTCTAAGATTTAAAAATGGATTAATAGGAAATGCATCACAAtctctaaaatttaaaaatggatgATGAAGTTTTATATCCAGTAAAGTTTAAAGCTTCACATTTTAATCTGATTTGCATTTTGGTGAAAGCCTGGCATCTTTTGCCATTTGTCAGATAACAAGGGATTTACAACAGTAAGTATGCAAGTAATCTTTTGGACCCTTCATGTCCCTTCTTATGACAATGAAGACATTTATTATGCTCCTATTTTTATTCCATCAGGGAATTTGATCGTGCAAATGTCTAGTcattcttttcttgttttcaacCACTCAAAGAGCATTAATCAAAACTATTCAGAAGTTCTTGATCTGCAACAGTGGCAAGCACTAGACTGGTCAGTGAGCCTCAGCAGATCCCCTATGACAGCACATGGTGGACTGTTCTGGCAGGACTGATGTTTGAGGGGCTCGAATTCTGTGAAATATAGCATTCGAGGCATGGGGAAAATGGAAACAGATTCTGAACTTTCAACCCAACATATGAGCAAGTAATAAGGCAGGtaattttctgtggaaatttCTTTAGCCCCAGTGTTGTGGATGATGATTACTCTTCCTACCTCCTTTGGCCAGCTACCAGCGCAGACACTTTGCTTATGGACAGAAAACCAGAAGAAGGAATTTTTGACCAAAACACCTATCAGGACCTTAGAGTGTTTTTTGCTCCAAAATGTTTCAAGGCAGATAGGGAAACAAGTCAATTTTTGAGAGTGTGTTGAGAAGACAAGGTTGAAAGTTAAAAAACATGGGTTCTGTTTCTATATATGTTACTGATTATGCTTATTATCTTAGtcatgtaatatatatatatatatttggtagggttttttcttttttctttttcttgttttcttttccttttttttttttttaatgcatccTTGAGATAAAAGCATAACACAGAAAAGTACTGTATGGTTAAAATACTTTTGAGATGCCTCATGCTGAAAAACTCCCATCTGTATTTTAGTTCTAACGATCTTTGTTATGGTGGAGATGCAAATGAAGAACAACCATTTTTGAATCTGTAGGGATGTATTCACCACTTTGTAGCTGCCTTTTTAGTTTCTGAGCCACTaatgaaaaaaaggagaagtaTCTACACTGTTTTCAACCTGTAGACCATCCACTACTGTCCACGTGCTCAGATTCAAAGCCAAACAATCCTGTCTGGCCTCATTGGGTGGAATTATTTGCGTTCAAAATACTAAACTATTTGATTTCCACCAGCAGAGTCCATTGGGCAGCTTCTATCATCTGCATTTCAGTATTTAATGCTCCTCTATGTTTACTGTGCAAAGCTCTTTCAGAATGATGGTGTGCCCACCGTCTCACTAGCTGTGATGTTTGCACGGAGTCTCCCACGGAAAGGAGACAGCCTTGCTGTAAGAAAGGCAAGCCAGGGCAGTGATTTCTGTTGTTCACTTGCAATACCCACAAATCAAAGTGATTTAGCCTAAtttaaggctggaaaaaaaacatgCCTTCAAAGGATTCAAAAAATCATCATTCAATACTGCAGTTCAGTATTCAGGACAAGAGCACATCCCACAGGCTTAGAGAATtggggctgtttagcctggtGAAGAGAAGGTTGCATGGAGACCTTACAACACCTTCTGGTATCTGaaggggagcaggagagggactCTTCATTAGGAACTATGGAGACAGGACAATGGGCCATGGCTTGAAAGTGAAAGAGGGCAGGTTGAAATTAGatactaggaagaaattcttccctgtgagggtggtgaggcactggcacagcttgcccagagaagtgatGGACACCCCAGCCtggtgttcaaggccaggctggatgaggctctgagcaacctgggcaAGTaaaaggtgtctctgcccatgtcagagggttggaactagatggcCTTTAAGGTCTTTTTCAACCCCGGCCATTCTATGATCCTGTGATTCCGCTGTGGTAGTAGTGTTCAGGATGGAGCATGTTCTGCATCTTGGCCATTTCCAATACACCGTTTattgaagtgaagggagacgaccATCCGATTGATGAGCATcgactccaatttattgatcaaATCAGTCACCttttataacagtgttaattaacttcatgcatattgcaaaatccgagctcacgataggttacagagaaaactctaacccctcgTTTTATTTACAATACCCgtggtttgtttattgaaaccaagattaGTGTTCTCACACTAatgatatgaaaagttctcaaaaccttcatatctgttctcaaaaccttcatatctgttcccagagcagccaaggactgttatgagaagactgtctgagaatcctgctgtttataaaaaAGGTGGCTGAGAACCTAATTATTTACagaatcaagcctgggaactgctgcttcacagctgccttttacttttccatcagctgtataccttcatggcctctttctttaagccatatttgaaccaggctctccacaCTTTCCCCgtttctttctttttgagaaAGGAGGTTAGATTGCCAAgttttctctatcatcctaccAACCATATTTTGGATACAACTACAAAGACAAGGTAAAATAAGTAAAAGCACTAACAGTACacctaatatccctatagcatataTCACAAGGTTTCTTAACCATGGTCCCAATCCTAAACTTTTAAGCCACTCATCAATTcccaatccttcttcttccttgagATTGTGAAGCCCTTGCTGTagctcttttatcttagcatgaatagatacagaatgatcagatagattcatgcagcacatcccttcaaactcttcacacccatggccttgtGCTTGAAGCAGaaaatctatagcagctctattttgtaaaacagcgtgattaacactttgtatatctgcagttaacatatctaatatctgtgacGTTTTATTTAATTCACCCTAGCCCAgcaccctatttgttttgctaagTTCATCGCTTTGTTTGCAGCACCTCCTGGCAGgatagttgaaaccaccactTGTTTCAGTTTACTCCAGAACCATGGATCtcctatttgactacagtcTAAGTTATGCAAGCTACGCCTCTGCCTGCTTGTATTATGACTTAGTTGCATTAATACAGATATATTGGGGTAAAATAATGACAACTTGCCTAAGTAACAAGGTCCACCCTGCGGCTGGGCTGGTAtgccattccaggctctatctccgcaAATTAGAAATATCCCTGTGGGTAATTTCTTAGGTGCCATGATACTAGAGCCTTTACATTGGTTATAAAGTTGCTTGGACACTATGTCCAGACTTAGAGATGAATCCAGAGTAGCCCATGTCCACCTATGCTGATTTACCTTTTGAAGATTTAAGGAATCAAAGCTGAATCATCCGCCGTCGGAAGTGCTGGTCATACTAGCGTTTGCACTTCCGAAAAGGTCTAACTCCTCAGGAGGGGAGTGCAAAGGAATATTAAGTGATTGAATTAGTAAGCATTGGCGGTAGCTgtcactctgactggcagtataccctCTTTGTGAAGGCAATTTAATATTCGTCATATTGCGCATGCATAAAATGCGGTTATTAATAAGACTGCAAAGTTCTTGAGGAGACCATACTGGAAGTCCTACCAAACATGTTCAAAATGGGTTAGTAACTCCTCCAAGGCTGAGACAAAGCAATGACTGGttaatctgtctagcaagtATTTTCcatacattatctctaggttgattAAAGTGTGTTACCCTTAATTCTTCAACCACCACTACACCAAGCAATATAACAAAAgctgttgaaagcgaagggagccaacccaccttgttgTTGATCAGCATCAACTCctatttattgattaaatcagccactttatataacagtgttaattaacttcatgcatattgcaaaattcaagctcacgataggttacagagaaaactctaacccctcctttagttttacaatacctgtggtttgtttattgaaagCAGGACCAGCATTCTCACTGTGATAtaaaaagttctcaaaaccttcatatctgttcccagagcagctatctgttcccagagagcccaaggacagaatgttttgcctgttatgggaagactgtctgagaatcttattgtttataaagtggtgcttgagagagcctaattatttatagaatcaagcctgggaaatgctgctttatctctaccttttacttttccctcagctgtataccttcatggcctctttctttaagccatgcttgaaccaggctctccacaaaaagcaaacctcatttttctgttctttcttttaccttctttttcttattagTTTTTAACCTTACTGTTCCCGATACCTGAAGTCCACACCTTTGTAATCTCCTAATGCAGTGATCTAATGCCTGATTGGGATCTCCTCTTATAGGCCCTACAACGGAA contains:
- the LOC131555752 gene encoding U2 small nuclear ribonucleoprotein B'' isoform X1, which produces MSFLCCAPQIWMQLCSFDFLISPRWLSRIILVCAYTCMKIRFYIPLCNCDSLGMVEWMALQLLHYLNPSELKRSLYALFSQFGHVVDIVALKTMKMRGQAFVIFKELGSSTNALRQLQGFPFYGKPMRIQYAKADSDIISKMRGTFADKEKRKEKKKAKTLEQSANAPNKKVIQGATQNSASASGTTPQNQVPDNPPNYILFLNNLPEETNEMMLSMLFNQFPGFKEVRLVPGRHDIAFVEFENENQAGAARDALQGFKITPSHAMKITYAKK
- the LOC131555752 gene encoding U2 small nuclear ribonucleoprotein B'' isoform X2, which translates into the protein MDIRPNHTIYINNINDKIKKEELKRSLYALFSQFGHVVDIVALKTMKMRGQAFVIFKELGSSTNALRQLQGFPFYGKPMRIQYAKADSDIISKMRGTFADKEKRKEKKKAKTLEQSANAPNKKVIQGATQNSASASGTTPQNQVPDNPPNYILFLNNLPEETNEMMLSMLFNQFPGFKEVRLVPGRHDIAFVEFENENQAGAARDALQGFKITPSHAMKITYAKK